Proteins from a genomic interval of Anolis sagrei isolate rAnoSag1 chromosome 1, rAnoSag1.mat, whole genome shotgun sequence:
- the WNT6 gene encoding protein Wnt-6 isoform X1, translated as MLPPSRTQLGLFFILLCPANIIGLWWAVGSPLVMDPNSICRKTKRLAGKQAELCQTEPEIVQEVAKGAKLGVRECQYQFRFRRWNCTSHSKYFGKILQQDIRETAFVYAITAAGVSHAVTQACSMGELLQCGCEATRSRGPPLPPALTGSEGSAWEWGGCGDDVDFGYEKSRQFMDAKRKRGKSDIRTLIDLHNNEAGRLAVKDHMRTECKCHGLSGSCALRTCWKKMPPFREVGDRLLERFNGAFKVMGGNDGKTLIPVGRNIKPPDRQDLIYSADSPDFCVANRKTGSLGTRGRVCNSTALDMSGCDLLCCGRGHRDETLLLEENCLCRFHWCCVVQCRKCTVRKELSLCI; from the exons GGCAGTGGGCAGCCCATTGGTCATGGATCCCAACAGCATCTGCAGGAAGACCAAGCGGTTGGCTGGCAAACAGGCTGAGCTTTGTCAGACGGAGCCTGAGATTGTGCAGGAGGTGGCCAAGGGTGCCAAGCTGGGTGTGCGTGAATGCCAGTACCAATTCCGCTTTCGCCGCTGGAACTGCACCAGTCACAGCAAATATTTTGGCAAGATTTTGCAGCAAG ATATCCGTGAGACAGCCTTTGTCTATGCCATTACAGCGGCTGGTGTGAGCCATGCGGTGACCCAGGCCTGCAGTATGGGCGAGCTGCTGCAGTGCGGCTGCGAGGCAACCAGGAGCCGAGGCCCTCCTCTCCCCCCTGCCCTGACAGGCTCAGAAGGCTCTGCTTGGGAGTGGGGTGGCTGTGGGGATGATGTTGACTTTGGCTACGAGAAGTCCCGCCAGTTCATGGATGCTAAGCGCAAACGTGGCAAGAGTGACATCCGAACCCTTATAGACCTGCACAACAATGAAGCAGGACGTCTG GCAGTGAAGGACCACATGCGGACAGAGTGCAAGTGTCATGGACTTTCAGGTTCCTGTGCCCTACGTACCTGCTGGAAAAAGATGCCCCCTTTCCGGGAGGTGGGAGACCGCTTGCTTGAACGTTTTAATGGGGCTTTCAAAGTAATGGGGGGTAATGATGGCAAAACACTCATTCCTGTGGGCCGGAACATCAAGCCACCAGACCGACAGGACCTCATCTACTCTGCCGACTCACCTGATTTCTGTGTTGCTAACCGCAAGACAGGTTCATTGGGCACACGTGGGCGGGTATGTAACAGCACTGCCCTGGACATGAGTGGATGTGACTTGCTGTGTTGTGGACGTGGTCACCGGGATGAGACACTGCTGCTGGAAGAGAACTGCCTTTGCCGTTTTCACTGGTGCTGTGTGGTGCAATGCCGGAAGTGCACAGTGCGCAAAGAGCTCAGCCTGTGCATTTGA
- the WNT6 gene encoding protein Wnt-6 isoform X2 translates to MDPNSICRKTKRLAGKQAELCQTEPEIVQEVAKGAKLGVRECQYQFRFRRWNCTSHSKYFGKILQQDIRETAFVYAITAAGVSHAVTQACSMGELLQCGCEATRSRGPPLPPALTGSEGSAWEWGGCGDDVDFGYEKSRQFMDAKRKRGKSDIRTLIDLHNNEAGRLAVKDHMRTECKCHGLSGSCALRTCWKKMPPFREVGDRLLERFNGAFKVMGGNDGKTLIPVGRNIKPPDRQDLIYSADSPDFCVANRKTGSLGTRGRVCNSTALDMSGCDLLCCGRGHRDETLLLEENCLCRFHWCCVVQCRKCTVRKELSLCI, encoded by the exons ATGGATCCCAACAGCATCTGCAGGAAGACCAAGCGGTTGGCTGGCAAACAGGCTGAGCTTTGTCAGACGGAGCCTGAGATTGTGCAGGAGGTGGCCAAGGGTGCCAAGCTGGGTGTGCGTGAATGCCAGTACCAATTCCGCTTTCGCCGCTGGAACTGCACCAGTCACAGCAAATATTTTGGCAAGATTTTGCAGCAAG ATATCCGTGAGACAGCCTTTGTCTATGCCATTACAGCGGCTGGTGTGAGCCATGCGGTGACCCAGGCCTGCAGTATGGGCGAGCTGCTGCAGTGCGGCTGCGAGGCAACCAGGAGCCGAGGCCCTCCTCTCCCCCCTGCCCTGACAGGCTCAGAAGGCTCTGCTTGGGAGTGGGGTGGCTGTGGGGATGATGTTGACTTTGGCTACGAGAAGTCCCGCCAGTTCATGGATGCTAAGCGCAAACGTGGCAAGAGTGACATCCGAACCCTTATAGACCTGCACAACAATGAAGCAGGACGTCTG GCAGTGAAGGACCACATGCGGACAGAGTGCAAGTGTCATGGACTTTCAGGTTCCTGTGCCCTACGTACCTGCTGGAAAAAGATGCCCCCTTTCCGGGAGGTGGGAGACCGCTTGCTTGAACGTTTTAATGGGGCTTTCAAAGTAATGGGGGGTAATGATGGCAAAACACTCATTCCTGTGGGCCGGAACATCAAGCCACCAGACCGACAGGACCTCATCTACTCTGCCGACTCACCTGATTTCTGTGTTGCTAACCGCAAGACAGGTTCATTGGGCACACGTGGGCGGGTATGTAACAGCACTGCCCTGGACATGAGTGGATGTGACTTGCTGTGTTGTGGACGTGGTCACCGGGATGAGACACTGCTGCTGGAAGAGAACTGCCTTTGCCGTTTTCACTGGTGCTGTGTGGTGCAATGCCGGAAGTGCACAGTGCGCAAAGAGCTCAGCCTGTGCATTTGA